A window of Komagataeibacter medellinensis NBRC 3288 contains these coding sequences:
- a CDS encoding heme o synthase, producing MSGSATLPDAAQGTVLTFDASRVGTDARDWLALLKPRVISLVVFTGAAGLYMAPGPINPLVAVVSILCICMASGAAGAINMWYDRDIDAVMKRTVTRPIPDGRIRPAAALGYGIGLSVASVILMWLATNALAAGILAFSIFFYAVIYTMWLKRSTPQNIVIGGAAGAFPPMIGWAAATGSMAVMPVVMFGIIFLWTPPHFWSLSLYACKDYGRAGIPMLPVVRGARHTRWQILWYTIILTVVSLVPSFLHLAGWLYTGVAGVLGAGFIYCAIKVLRDRQDANGVSLTGDGAARRSFRYSLAYLFLLFCGLLADHAFIAH from the coding sequence ATGAGCGGTTCCGCAACACTGCCGGATGCTGCACAGGGCACGGTCCTGACTTTTGATGCCAGCCGCGTCGGTACCGATGCACGCGACTGGCTGGCACTACTCAAGCCGCGCGTCATTTCGCTGGTTGTGTTCACGGGCGCTGCGGGGCTGTACATGGCACCGGGGCCGATCAACCCGCTGGTGGCGGTTGTCAGTATCCTGTGCATATGCATGGCATCAGGTGCAGCGGGCGCCATCAACATGTGGTATGATCGTGATATTGATGCGGTCATGAAGCGTACCGTAACCCGTCCTATCCCCGATGGGCGGATCAGGCCGGCAGCAGCGCTGGGTTACGGGATTGGTCTGTCGGTTGCCTCCGTCATCCTGATGTGGCTGGCCACCAATGCGCTGGCGGCGGGCATACTCGCATTTTCCATTTTCTTTTACGCCGTAATCTACACGATGTGGCTCAAGCGCTCCACGCCGCAGAACATCGTGATTGGTGGGGCAGCGGGTGCCTTTCCGCCCATGATCGGCTGGGCAGCGGCCACGGGGTCCATGGCCGTGATGCCGGTTGTGATGTTTGGCATCATCTTTTTATGGACACCGCCGCATTTCTGGTCGCTGTCGCTCTATGCGTGCAAGGATTACGGACGGGCGGGCATTCCCATGCTGCCGGTTGTCCGGGGCGCACGGCATACACGCTGGCAGATCCTGTGGTACACCATCATCCTGACTGTCGTATCGCTGGTGCCGTCCTTCCTGCATCTGGCGGGCTGGCTCTACACGGGTGTTGCCGGTGTGCTGGGGGCAGGGTTCATCTACTGTGCCATCAAGGTGCTGCGTGACAGGCAGGACGCCAATGGTGTCAGCCTGACGGGGGATGGCGCGGCGCGGCGGTCCTTCCGCTACTCACTGGCCTACCTGTTTCTCCTATTCTGCGGTCTGCTGGCCGATCACGCCTTCATTGCCCACTGA
- a CDS encoding Tim44 domain-containing protein, whose translation MKKDPSRLMPRKSIVLAASAALTMLPLLAHPHDADARAGGGMSMGSRGSRTYSAPAPSATAPMGAMPFQRTMTPRQPDAGYGARAPFGAGAGSMAMARPRHPFMSGFMGGLIGAGLFGMVFGHGMFGSGMGGSGFLGLLIQLALVFFLVRWAIRRFSGSGTGGGTLNPFASGGAGPTGGPVPQGSTQPVGVAITAADYQAFQQALINIQTAWSQQNVAAMQHMATPEMVSYFNNQLSDLASRGARNVVSDVRFERGDLVESWRENGMDYATVAMQYSLIDITTDMTGRVIDGDPSNRTTVSELWTFVRSAGTGTWLLSAIQQTRR comes from the coding sequence ATGAAAAAAGATCCTTCGCGCCTGATGCCGCGTAAAAGCATCGTCCTCGCCGCCAGCGCGGCCCTGACCATGCTGCCACTGCTGGCCCATCCGCATGATGCCGATGCCCGTGCAGGCGGTGGCATGTCCATGGGCAGCCGTGGCTCGCGCACCTACAGTGCGCCTGCGCCATCTGCGACCGCGCCGATGGGGGCCATGCCCTTCCAGCGTACCATGACACCCCGCCAGCCCGACGCGGGCTATGGCGCGCGTGCGCCCTTTGGTGCTGGTGCAGGCAGCATGGCAATGGCCCGGCCCCGCCACCCGTTCATGAGCGGGTTCATGGGTGGGCTGATCGGTGCCGGGTTGTTCGGCATGGTGTTCGGCCATGGCATGTTCGGTTCGGGCATGGGAGGCAGCGGCTTTCTGGGACTGCTGATCCAGTTGGCGCTGGTCTTCTTTCTCGTGCGCTGGGCAATCCGCCGCTTCAGCGGTAGCGGCACGGGCGGCGGCACGCTCAACCCGTTTGCATCCGGTGGCGCAGGCCCGACGGGTGGCCCGGTCCCGCAGGGGAGCACGCAGCCGGTGGGTGTAGCCATTACGGCGGCCGACTATCAGGCCTTCCAGCAAGCGCTGATCAATATCCAGACCGCATGGAGCCAGCAGAACGTGGCCGCCATGCAGCATATGGCCACGCCGGAGATGGTCTCCTACTTCAACAACCAGTTGAGCGATCTTGCCAGCCGTGGTGCACGCAATGTGGTATCCGACGTGCGCTTCGAGCGTGGTGACCTGGTGGAAAGCTGGCGTGAAAACGGCATGGATTACGCAACGGTAGCCATGCAGTATTCCCTGATCGACATCACCACGGACATGACGGGCCGCGTGATTGATGGTGATCCGTCCAACCGCACCACCGTAAGCGAACTGTGGACCTTCGTGCGCTCAGCCGGGACGGGCACGTGGCTGCTCTCCGCCATCCAGCAGACGCGCCGCTGA
- a CDS encoding TldD/PmbA family protein, whose protein sequence is MSSEPLDLIATLISRARAAGADAADAIYVNRTAHGAQVRNGRTEDLERSETCDLGLRVFVGQRAAIVSATALDPTRFDTLAERAVAMARVVPEDRFAGLCDAAEKGFVDATGLDLFDPATPSTADLVARARTAEDAALSVAGISNSNGASASFGLSDIILMTSAGFSGRYARTSHSVSASAVAGSGTKMERDYDYHSAVHLSDLEDAARIGLRAGERTIARLNPVRPRTGRLPIVLDPRISTSMLSHLSGAINGIAIARGTSFLKEKMGARIMPAGITIIDDPRRVRGPGARPFDGEGMLTHTRTLVEDGVLKTWALDSRSARQLGLEPTGCASRGTSGPPAPSLGNMHMQPGHLTPAELMADIDEGIYVTELMGSAINGITGDYSRGASGFMIRGGVLAEPVAELTVAGNLNDMFARLVPASDLTFRMATNAPTIRIDDMVIAGA, encoded by the coding sequence ATGAGTTCCGAACCGCTCGACCTGATTGCGACCCTGATTTCCCGCGCCCGCGCCGCCGGTGCCGATGCGGCGGACGCCATATATGTCAATCGCACGGCCCATGGCGCGCAGGTGCGCAATGGCCGCACCGAGGACCTTGAACGCTCGGAGACCTGCGACCTTGGCTTGCGGGTATTCGTGGGGCAGCGCGCGGCCATCGTCTCGGCTACAGCCCTTGACCCTACGCGCTTCGACACGCTGGCTGAACGCGCCGTAGCCATGGCACGCGTAGTGCCCGAGGACCGTTTTGCCGGTCTGTGCGATGCTGCGGAAAAAGGCTTTGTGGACGCAACGGGCCTGGATCTGTTTGACCCTGCAACCCCCAGTACCGCCGATCTGGTGGCGCGTGCCCGTACGGCGGAAGATGCGGCGCTGTCGGTCGCTGGCATTTCCAACAGCAACGGGGCTTCGGCCAGTTTTGGCCTGTCTGACATCATCCTCATGACATCGGCGGGCTTTTCGGGCCGCTATGCGCGCACCAGCCATTCCGTCTCGGCCAGCGCGGTAGCGGGCAGTGGTACGAAGATGGAGCGGGACTACGATTACCATTCCGCCGTCCACCTGTCTGACCTGGAAGATGCGGCAAGGATCGGCCTGCGCGCGGGTGAGCGCACGATCGCCCGCCTCAACCCCGTGCGCCCACGCACCGGCAGGCTGCCCATTGTGCTGGACCCGCGTATCTCAACCAGCATGCTCAGCCATCTTTCAGGGGCAATCAACGGCATTGCCATTGCGCGCGGCACCTCCTTCCTCAAGGAGAAGATGGGGGCACGCATCATGCCGGCCGGTATCACCATCATCGACGACCCGCGCCGCGTGCGTGGCCCCGGTGCCCGCCCGTTTGATGGCGAAGGCATGCTGACCCATACCCGCACGCTGGTGGAAGATGGCGTGCTGAAGACATGGGCGCTGGACTCCCGCTCCGCCCGCCAACTTGGGCTTGAACCTACGGGTTGCGCCAGTAGGGGCACATCCGGGCCGCCCGCGCCGTCGCTTGGCAACATGCACATGCAGCCCGGCCACCTGACCCCTGCGGAACTGATGGCCGATATTGACGAGGGCATCTACGTGACCGAACTGATGGGGTCCGCCATCAACGGCATTACCGGTGACTACAGCCGGGGAGCGTCAGGTTTCATGATCCGCGGTGGCGTGCTGGCCGAACCCGTGGCGGAACTGACCGTGGCGGGTAACCTCAATGACATGTTCGCCCGCCTGGTTCCGGCCAGTGACCTGACCTTCCGCATGGCCACCAATGCCCCCACCATCCGTATTGATGACATGGTGATCGCGGGCGCCTGA
- a CDS encoding M16 family metallopeptidase, with product MTDLINVTRLDSGLTIVTERMDRVETVSLGAYVAAGTCNETTPENGVSHFLEHMAFKGTGTRTAVGIAEEIENVGGHINAYTAREHTAYYVKLLKENLDLGADIIGDILTHSSLAPEELERERGVILQEIGQANDTPDDIVFDHFQETAFPDQAMGRPTLGTEAGIQTMSRATLVNYMGTHYTAGNTIIAAAGNLEHARVVDLVQRHFADLPTATVPPQPAVNYVGGAFTRERDLDQAHIVLGFPSMPYGDADYYPALLLSTLLGGGMSSRLFQEIREKRGLVYSVYSFNAPFRQGGLFGIYAGTGEAQVADLVPVTLEELRKVRHTVNAAELGRARAQLKSSLLMSLESTGSRCEQLARQLQIFDRLIPTAETVRRIDAVTIEDVQRVATRIFSGRPTLASLGPISHVPSLDSIAGALAA from the coding sequence ATGACCGACCTGATCAATGTGACCCGACTGGACTCCGGCCTGACCATCGTGACCGAACGGATGGACAGGGTGGAGACCGTCTCGCTTGGGGCGTATGTCGCCGCGGGCACCTGCAATGAAACCACGCCCGAAAACGGGGTCTCCCATTTTCTGGAACATATGGCATTCAAAGGCACGGGCACCCGCACCGCCGTCGGCATTGCGGAGGAAATCGAGAATGTGGGCGGCCACATCAACGCCTACACCGCGCGCGAGCACACGGCCTATTATGTCAAGCTGCTCAAGGAAAACCTTGACCTGGGCGCTGACATCATTGGCGATATCCTGACCCACAGCAGCCTGGCCCCCGAGGAGCTTGAGCGCGAACGCGGCGTGATCCTGCAGGAAATCGGGCAGGCCAACGACACGCCGGACGACATCGTGTTCGACCATTTCCAGGAAACCGCCTTCCCCGACCAGGCGATGGGCCGCCCCACGCTGGGCACCGAAGCGGGTATCCAGACCATGTCGCGCGCAACGCTGGTCAACTACATGGGCACCCACTATACGGCCGGCAACACCATCATCGCCGCCGCCGGCAACCTTGAGCATGCCCGCGTGGTGGACCTTGTGCAGCGACACTTTGCCGACCTACCCACCGCAACCGTGCCGCCGCAGCCTGCCGTGAACTACGTGGGTGGTGCGTTCACACGCGAGCGGGATCTGGATCAGGCCCATATCGTGCTCGGCTTTCCCTCCATGCCCTATGGCGATGCGGACTATTACCCGGCCCTGCTGCTGTCCACGCTGCTGGGGGGGGGCATGTCGTCGCGCCTGTTCCAGGAAATCCGTGAAAAGCGCGGGCTGGTCTATTCGGTCTATTCCTTCAACGCCCCCTTCCGTCAGGGCGGGCTGTTCGGCATCTATGCTGGCACGGGCGAGGCACAGGTAGCCGATCTGGTGCCCGTAACGCTGGAAGAACTGCGCAAGGTGCGCCATACGGTCAATGCGGCCGAACTGGGGCGCGCACGGGCACAGCTCAAATCCTCGCTGCTCATGTCGCTGGAAAGCACAGGCAGCCGATGCGAACAGCTTGCCCGCCAGCTCCAGATCTTTGACCGCCTGATCCCCACCGCCGAGACCGTGCGCAGGATCGACGCCGTCACGATTGAAGACGTGCAGCGCGTCGCTACCCGCATCTTCAGCGGCAGGCCGACGCTGGCATCGCTAGGGCCGATCAGCCATGTTCCCTCGCTCGACAGCATTGCCGGGGCGCTGGCGGCATGA
- the thrC gene encoding threonine synthase, which translates to MRYISTRGNAPVRDFSSVLLAGLAEDGGLYLPESWPELTLPQWRDLRGLPYPELAARIIAPFAEGSITHDVLLKLCREAYSRFDHPAIVPLTQVEDGLFVQELFHGPTLAFKDMAMQLLGRLFDHVLTERDEKVTIVGATSGDTGSAAIEACRGRARLNVVILHPEGRTSEVQRRQMTTVLEPNVTNLAVQGTFDDCQDLVKAMFADLPFRTDMHLSAVNSINWARIAAQVPYYVYAALALGAPDREVSFAVPTGNFGNVLAAWVARRMGLPIRALCVGSNRNDILSRFLNENDMSIHGVVPSLSPSMDIQVSSNFERLLFELLDRNAGECARIMTDFRKTGVMKVSTPVWDRANALFHGLSLDDGATEAEIRMLNTRSHYLADPHTAIGIAAGRAFREAGIPMVAMSTAHPAKFPDAMAQATGIRPALPAALADLYDRPERYSVVPANLGVIEDRVRAAVLSNTPAD; encoded by the coding sequence ATGCGCTATATTTCTACCCGGGGGAATGCCCCCGTCCGCGACTTTTCGTCCGTTCTGCTGGCGGGGCTGGCAGAGGACGGTGGCCTGTACCTGCCCGAAAGCTGGCCCGAACTCACGCTCCCCCAGTGGCGTGACCTGCGCGGCCTGCCCTACCCGGAGCTTGCCGCCCGCATCATCGCGCCCTTTGCCGAAGGGTCGATCACACATGATGTGCTGCTCAAGCTGTGCCGTGAAGCCTACAGCCGATTCGACCACCCCGCGATCGTGCCGCTGACACAGGTGGAAGACGGGCTTTTCGTGCAGGAACTGTTCCACGGCCCCACGCTGGCCTTCAAGGACATGGCCATGCAGTTGCTTGGCCGCCTGTTTGACCATGTGCTGACCGAGCGTGACGAGAAGGTCACGATCGTGGGTGCCACATCGGGTGATACCGGATCGGCCGCGATTGAGGCATGCCGGGGCCGCGCGCGGCTGAACGTGGTGATCCTGCACCCCGAAGGCCGCACGTCAGAAGTGCAGCGCCGACAGATGACCACCGTGCTGGAACCCAACGTAACCAACCTGGCCGTGCAGGGCACATTCGATGACTGCCAGGATCTGGTCAAGGCCATGTTTGCCGACCTGCCCTTCCGCACCGACATGCATCTCTCGGCGGTCAATTCCATCAACTGGGCGCGCATTGCAGCGCAGGTGCCTTACTATGTCTATGCCGCACTTGCACTGGGCGCACCGGATCGCGAAGTCTCGTTTGCCGTGCCCACCGGCAATTTCGGCAACGTGCTGGCCGCATGGGTGGCGCGCCGCATGGGTCTGCCCATCCGCGCGCTGTGCGTCGGCTCCAACCGGAACGACATCCTCTCGCGCTTCCTCAATGAAAACGACATGAGCATCCACGGCGTGGTGCCCAGCCTGTCGCCTTCGATGGATATTCAGGTCTCATCCAACTTCGAGCGCCTGCTGTTCGAACTGCTGGACCGCAATGCGGGCGAATGCGCGCGCATCATGACCGATTTCCGCAAGACCGGCGTGATGAAGGTCTCCACCCCGGTATGGGACCGGGCCAATGCGCTGTTCCACGGCCTGTCGCTGGATGATGGAGCAACAGAGGCGGAAATCCGCATGCTCAACACCCGCAGCCACTACCTGGCTGACCCGCACACGGCCATCGGCATAGCGGCGGGGCGCGCTTTCCGTGAGGCCGGGATTCCCATGGTCGCCATGTCCACGGCCCACCCCGCCAAGTTCCCCGATGCCATGGCACAGGCAACCGGCATCCGCCCTGCCCTGCCTGCCGCCTTGGCTGACCTGTATGACCGTCCCGAGCGTTACAGCGTGGTACCCGCCAATCTGGGCGTGATCGAGGACAGGGTACGCGCTGCCGTCCTGTCCAACACGCCTGCCGACTGA
- a CDS encoding L-dopachrome tautomerase-related protein — protein sequence MYAKSLPALRCLRHAGFLLACGTGLLGMLPAAHAAKPAPPLNPPAALEEIAASSTSAWDRVVVLPDGRLLVELPRWAGNKGPAIAVLDANGTPQPYPDATWNDPSAPPSSRFVAPADMQLQPDGTLWVLDSGQPDPAGKPVEGGPKIVKLDTHGQRVLQTWPLNPDMLRVGSYAATMRVARGHAFVGDAGIPAMIVVKLDTNTQRRLMEHTPALTAHQPITVDGKIATNPAGHTAIVNISQMDISADGQWLYFEPLCGPVYKLDTDLLVDPKVTPIELEEGPTLWYKTPPLGGITAGLDGTLYFNDVSTGSIFRLMPDRVYQKIVTDPRLHWPGGSFATKDGQLYVPAAQLDRTAPLNGGINAIQWPVHIYRINVGVLPPPKF from the coding sequence ATGTACGCAAAATCCCTTCCCGCCCTCCGCTGCCTGCGCCATGCGGGCTTTCTCCTTGCCTGCGGCACCGGCCTGCTGGGCATGCTGCCTGCCGCACATGCCGCCAAGCCCGCCCCGCCGCTCAACCCACCCGCAGCACTTGAGGAAATCGCCGCCTCATCCACCAGCGCATGGGACCGGGTAGTCGTGCTGCCCGATGGTCGGCTGCTGGTCGAACTGCCGCGCTGGGCGGGCAATAAAGGGCCAGCTATTGCGGTGCTGGACGCAAATGGCACCCCCCAACCTTACCCTGATGCCACATGGAACGACCCGTCCGCCCCGCCATCCTCGCGCTTCGTGGCACCGGCCGACATGCAGCTCCAGCCCGATGGTACGCTGTGGGTGCTTGATAGCGGCCAGCCCGACCCTGCCGGCAAGCCGGTTGAAGGGGGGCCCAAGATCGTGAAGCTGGATACGCATGGCCAGCGGGTATTGCAGACCTGGCCGCTCAATCCCGACATGCTACGCGTGGGCAGTTACGCCGCCACCATGCGGGTGGCACGTGGCCATGCCTTTGTGGGTGATGCCGGCATTCCGGCCATGATCGTGGTGAAACTGGACACCAACACCCAGCGCCGCCTGATGGAACACACGCCAGCACTGACCGCCCACCAGCCCATTACGGTAGATGGCAAAATTGCCACCAATCCCGCAGGGCACACCGCCATTGTCAACATCAGCCAGATGGACATCAGCGCCGATGGGCAGTGGCTGTATTTCGAGCCGCTCTGTGGCCCGGTCTACAAGCTCGATACCGACCTGCTGGTAGACCCCAAGGTCACCCCCATCGAACTGGAGGAAGGCCCGACCCTGTGGTATAAAACGCCCCCGCTGGGCGGTATTACCGCAGGGCTGGACGGCACGCTGTATTTCAATGATGTCTCTACCGGCAGCATCTTCCGCCTGATGCCTGACCGTGTGTACCAGAAAATCGTGACCGACCCGCGCCTGCACTGGCCCGGCGGTTCGTTCGCCACAAAGGATGGGCAGCTATACGTCCCCGCTGCCCAGCTTGACCGCACGGCCCCGCTCAATGGCGGTATCAACGCCATACAGTGGCCGGTACATATCTACCGCATCAATGTAGGTGTGCTGCCTCCCCCCAAATTCTGA
- a CDS encoding carboxypeptidase M32 has product MNIQSGTTSQQAYETLRQRFARMGQIRNALGILGWDKDTMMPVGAADSRAESIAALAVLSHELMTAPDMPALLERAQAPDDAMARANLHEMRRKHAHAAAIPSDLVEASSRAASRCEMAWRTARQNNDFASLLPELQSVLSYTREIAAAKAEALGLSPYDALLDQYDPGTRQADIDPVFAELSSELPDLIATALAHQKDQATPLPLPGPFEVPAQERLGRDTMRALGFDMQRGRLDVSLHPFCGGAEDDVRITTRYERDDCLNALMGVVHETGHALYEQGLPRAWRAQPAGEARGMSLHESQSLLMEMQVCRSRPFMNWMAPRLRATFGGSATDSAWTPDNLHRLVTRVRPGFIRVDADEVTYPAHILVRYEMETALIAGKMKLADLPEAFNTRIHDLLGLKVPEDRLGCLQDIHWPSGSWGYFPTYTLGAIIAAQLRAAAERDNPAIMPAIGNGDFTPLLDWLRPRIHARGSGATTVEIVRDATGAVPNTGPYLRHLRQRYCAQV; this is encoded by the coding sequence ATGAACATCCAGTCCGGCACCACCAGCCAGCAGGCTTATGAAACGCTGCGGCAGCGCTTTGCCCGCATGGGCCAGATCCGCAACGCGCTGGGCATCCTGGGCTGGGACAAGGACACCATGATGCCCGTCGGGGCTGCCGACAGCCGCGCCGAAAGCATTGCGGCCCTTGCCGTGCTCTCGCACGAACTTATGACCGCACCCGACATGCCCGCCCTGCTGGAGCGCGCGCAGGCCCCCGATGATGCCATGGCGCGCGCCAACCTGCACGAAATGCGCCGCAAGCACGCCCACGCCGCGGCTATCCCCTCCGATCTGGTGGAAGCGTCATCGCGCGCCGCCTCGCGCTGCGAGATGGCATGGCGCACCGCGCGCCAGAACAACGACTTTGCCTCCCTGCTGCCAGAATTGCAGAGCGTGCTTTCCTACACGCGCGAAATTGCCGCAGCCAAGGCCGAGGCTCTTGGCCTTTCTCCTTATGACGCGCTGCTGGACCAATATGATCCGGGCACAAGACAGGCCGATATCGACCCTGTCTTTGCCGAACTGTCCAGCGAACTGCCTGACCTGATTGCCACCGCGCTGGCGCACCAGAAAGACCAGGCCACCCCCCTGCCCCTGCCCGGCCCGTTTGAAGTGCCCGCGCAGGAAAGGCTGGGGCGTGACACCATGCGCGCCCTTGGATTCGACATGCAGCGCGGGCGGCTTGATGTCAGCCTGCACCCCTTCTGTGGCGGGGCGGAGGATGATGTGCGCATCACCACCCGTTATGAACGTGATGATTGCCTTAACGCCCTGATGGGCGTGGTGCATGAAACCGGGCATGCGCTGTACGAACAGGGATTGCCCAGGGCATGGCGCGCCCAGCCGGCAGGCGAGGCACGCGGCATGAGCCTGCATGAAAGCCAGTCCCTGCTGATGGAAATGCAGGTGTGCCGCTCGCGCCCCTTCATGAACTGGATGGCACCGCGCCTGCGCGCAACCTTTGGCGGCAGTGCAACCGACAGCGCATGGACGCCTGATAACCTGCACAGACTTGTAACCCGCGTGCGCCCTGGCTTCATCCGGGTGGATGCGGATGAAGTCACCTATCCTGCCCATATCCTGGTGCGTTACGAGATGGAGACCGCGCTGATTGCGGGAAAGATGAAGCTGGCTGACCTGCCCGAAGCCTTCAACACCCGCATCCATGACCTGCTGGGCCTGAAAGTGCCCGAGGACCGGTTGGGCTGCCTGCAGGACATTCACTGGCCATCGGGATCATGGGGGTATTTCCCCACCTATACGCTGGGCGCGATCATCGCCGCCCAGTTGCGCGCAGCAGCCGAGCGGGACAACCCGGCCATCATGCCCGCCATTGGCAATGGCGATTTCACACCACTGCTGGACTGGCTGCGCCCGCGCATCCATGCGCGCGGCAGCGGGGCCACAACGGTAGAAATCGTACGCGACGCCACGGGGGCGGTGCCCAATACGGGACCATACCTGCGCCATCTGCGCCAGCGTTACTGTGCGCAGGTGTAG
- a CDS encoding tetratricopeptide repeat protein: protein MMKARQDRSHLLACGQAALHAGDVAGARTHFAALRTICPDDPDALHGLACVALAAGRADIAIALAGRALQVAPEGAFHEVLARALLAQGHGQAACAAIRLACLRRPGHAPTWLVRAEIMEATGAVRDAARAFGHAARLPGRENGHARRLYARFLWRRGQRAAAITQMRHIVRHATLASGCAHELADMLLAHHDRDGAEGVLRACLVTDPSDVRALSGLGALVLARGQMDEAARLLRRAVAQRPEAESCNNLGLALMALGDMAGADTALHQAMDLAPDDARIALNHATGLFEGGAVRAACACYVALLARNPALDEATRARTRFNMGVGLLAQGDLAQGWALWESRLAFTPPHPATHRLPQWNGQGLPTGRRLLVHMAQGLGDGVHFLRYVQLAACRVPVVLRVPAAMARLAATLDDARGHAIEIITHDIYDKMHVAAQCDLFSLPYLLGAHDVPAFTPYLGEMPWRPHAGRTTPLRVGLCHAGNAAYRFDARRSVAVADLAPLACIGGVEFISLRPGDADAGGLPFIRHELPAGADMLDTARLMATLDLVISVDTLVAHLAGAMGCPVWLLSRFGGDWRWAAAFDAPPERAGTGVLPEGAPASQWYPTLRQFRQQELLPPAQAWDQVVAQLCAALQDMVRVTFAVRS, encoded by the coding sequence ATGATGAAGGCCCGACAGGACAGGTCGCACCTGCTGGCATGCGGCCAGGCGGCACTGCACGCAGGCGATGTGGCCGGGGCACGTACCCATTTTGCCGCCCTGCGTACCATATGTCCTGATGACCCCGATGCCCTGCACGGCCTGGCCTGCGTGGCGCTGGCGGCCGGCCGGGCGGATATCGCCATAGCTCTTGCCGGTCGCGCGTTGCAGGTTGCGCCGGAAGGTGCGTTTCATGAAGTACTGGCCCGTGCCCTGCTGGCGCAGGGGCATGGACAGGCTGCGTGTGCCGCCATTCGCCTTGCCTGTCTGCGTCGGCCCGGTCATGCGCCCACATGGCTGGTCCGTGCCGAGATAATGGAAGCTACGGGAGCCGTGCGAGATGCCGCGCGGGCATTTGGCCATGCGGCCCGCCTGCCGGGCAGGGAGAACGGACACGCCCGCAGGCTTTATGCCCGTTTTTTGTGGCGGCGTGGACAGCGGGCGGCGGCCATAACCCAAATGCGCCATATCGTGCGACACGCAACATTGGCATCGGGTTGCGCGCATGAACTGGCCGACATGCTTCTGGCCCATCACGACCGGGATGGGGCGGAGGGTGTGCTGCGGGCCTGCCTTGTCACTGATCCATCCGATGTTCGTGCCCTGTCGGGGCTGGGCGCACTTGTCCTTGCGCGCGGGCAGATGGACGAGGCTGCCCGCCTGCTGCGCCGTGCCGTGGCGCAAAGGCCGGAGGCGGAAAGCTGCAATAACCTCGGTCTTGCCCTAATGGCGCTGGGAGATATGGCCGGTGCCGATACTGCCTTGCATCAGGCCATGGATCTTGCACCCGATGATGCGCGCATCGCCCTAAACCACGCAACCGGCCTGTTTGAAGGCGGGGCGGTCCGTGCGGCCTGCGCTTGTTACGTGGCCTTACTGGCCCGTAACCCCGCGCTGGATGAGGCAACCCGTGCCCGGACCCGCTTCAACATGGGCGTCGGCCTGCTGGCGCAGGGTGATCTGGCGCAAGGCTGGGCGTTGTGGGAATCCCGCCTGGCCTTCACGCCGCCTCACCCAGCTACACACCGGTTGCCCCAATGGAACGGGCAGGGGCTGCCTACGGGGCGCAGGTTGCTGGTGCATATGGCGCAAGGGCTGGGTGATGGGGTGCATTTCCTGCGCTATGTGCAGCTTGCCGCGTGCAGGGTACCGGTTGTGCTGCGCGTGCCTGCCGCGATGGCCCGACTGGCGGCCACGCTGGATGATGCGCGTGGGCATGCCATAGAAATTATCACACATGATATATATGATAAAATGCACGTCGCAGCCCAGTGCGACCTGTTCAGTCTGCCGTACCTGCTGGGTGCACATGATGTACCCGCCTTTACCCCTTATTTGGGTGAAATGCCGTGGCGACCGCACGCAGGGCGCACGACGCCCTTGCGTGTTGGCCTGTGCCATGCGGGGAATGCGGCCTATCGCTTTGATGCGCGGCGCTCGGTTGCGGTGGCCGATCTGGCGCCGCTTGCCTGTATTGGTGGGGTAGAATTTATATCCCTGCGGCCGGGTGATGCGGATGCGGGAGGATTACCCTTCATCAGGCATGAACTGCCGGCTGGTGCGGATATGCTGGATACGGCACGGCTTATGGCTACGCTGGATCTGGTGATTAGCGTGGATACGCTTGTGGCGCATCTGGCGGGTGCCATGGGGTGCCCGGTGTGGCTGCTCAGCCGTTTTGGGGGGGATTGGCGCTGGGCGGCGGCGTTTGACGCGCCGCCGGAGCGTGCCGGGACAGGTGTGCTGCCCGAAGGTGCGCCTGCCAGCCAGTGGTACCCCACGCTGCGGCAGTTCCGGCAGCAGGAACTGCTGCCGCCTGCGCAGGCATGGGATCAGGTCGTGGCGCAGTTGTGCGCCGCCCTGCAGGATATGGTGCGGGTGACCTTTGCGGTCAGATCGTGA